From a single Rhinolophus ferrumequinum isolate MPI-CBG mRhiFer1 chromosome 15, mRhiFer1_v1.p, whole genome shotgun sequence genomic region:
- the DMPK gene encoding myotonin-protein kinase isoform X1: MSAEVRLRRLQQLVLDPGFLGLEPLLDLLLGVHQELGASDLAQDKYVADFLQWVEPIATRLKEVRLQREDFEILKVIGRGAFSEVAVVKMKQTGQVYAMKIMNKWDMLKRGEVSCFREERDVLVNGDRRWITQLHFAFQDENYLYLVMEYYVGGDLLTLLSKFGERIPAEMARFYLAEIVMAIDSVHRLGYVHRDIKPDNILLDRCGHIRLADFGSCLKLQADGTVRSLVAVGTPDYLSPEILQAVGGGPGTGSYGPECDWWALGVFAYEMFYGQTPFYADSTAETYGKIVHYKEHLSLPLADAGVPEEARDLIQRLLCPPETRLGRNGAGDFQKHPFFFDLDWDGLRDSVPPFTPDFDGATDTCNFDVVEDGLTAMVSGGGETLSDMREGVPLGVHLPFVGFSYSCMALRDNEVPGPMPMELEAEPLPEAPVQVSSLESTVPPPEEIAEAAIPVAVPVAIPAAVAAEVTLQELQEALEEEVLTRQSLSRELEAIRTANQNFASQLREAEARNRNLEEHIRQLQERMEGLQAEGAAAVTGVPSPRATDPPSHMAPRPWLWASARWWGQAPCTAATCCSLPGSLGLAYRRRVPCSCSPLLWLVPPPWAALGWWPAQAISPQSGATQEPPSPPEP; encoded by the exons ATGTCAGCCGAGGTGCGGCTGAGGCGGCTCCAGCAGCTGGTGCTGGACCCCGGCTTCCTGGGGCTGGAGCCCCTGCTCGACCTTCTCCTGGGCGTCCACCAGGAGCTGGGCGCCTCCGACCTGGCCCAGGACAAGTACGTGGCCGACTTCTTGCAGTGGG tggAGCCCATCGCGACAAGGCTTAAGGAGGTCCGGCTGCAGAGGGAAGATTTCGAGATTCTGAAGGTGATCGGACGCGGGGCGTTCAGTGAG GTAGCGGTGGTGAAGATGAAGCAGACCGGCCAGGTGTACGCCATGAAGATCATGAATAAGTGGGACATGCTGAAGAGAGGAGAG GTGTCATGCTTCCGCGAAGAGAGGGATGTGTTAGTGAACGGGGACCGGCGCTGGATCACACAGCTACATTTCGCCTTCCAGGACGAGAACTATCTG TACCTGGTCATGGAGTACTACGTGGGCGGGGACCTGCTGACGCTGCTGAGCAAGTTTGGGGAGCGGATCCCGGCCGAGATGGCGCGCTTCTACCTGGCCGAGATTGTCATGGCCATAGACTCAGTGCACCGACTGGGCTATGTGCACAG GGACATCAAACCAGACAACATCCTGCTGGACCGCTGTGGCCACATCCGCTTGGCTGACTTTGGCTCATGCCTGAAGTTGCAGGCAGATGGAACG GTGCGGTCGCTGGTGGCTGTGGGCACCCCAGACTACTTGTCCCCAGAGATCCTGCAGGCTGTGGGCGGCGGGCCGGGGACCGGCAGCTACGGGCCCGAGTGTGACTGGTGGGCATTGGGTGTGTTCGCCTATGAAATGTTCTATGGGCAGACGCCCTTCTATGCCGACTCCACCGCGGAGACCTACGGCAAGATCGTGCACTACAAG GAGCACCTCTCTCTACCGCTGGCTGACGCAGGGGTTCCTGAGGAGGCTCGAGACCTTATCCAGCGACTCCTGTGTCCTCCGGAGACGCGGCTGGGCCGGAATGGAGCAGGTGATTTCCAGAAGCATCCTTTCTTCTTTGATCTTGACTGGGATGGTCTCCGAGACAGCGTGCCTCCCTTTACGCCAGATTTTGACGGTGCCACCGACACATGCAACTTCGATGTGGTGGAAGATGGGCTCACTGCCATGGTGAGCGGGGGCGGG GAGACACTGTCGGACATGCGGGAAGGCGTGCCACTGGGGGTCCACCTGCCTTTTGTGGGCTTCTCCTACTCCTGCATGGCCCTCAG ggACAATGAGGTTCCAGGCCCCATGCCCATGGAACTGGAGGCTGAGCCATTGCCTGAGGCACCTGTGCAAGTGTCCAGCCTGGAGTCCACGGTGCCCCCACCAGAGGAAATA GCTGAAGCGGCAATTCCAGTGGCAGTTCCAGTGGCCATCCCAGCGGCTGTGGCAGCTGAGGTGACCTTGCAGGAGctccaggaggccctggaggaAGAGGTGCTTACCCGACAGAGCCTGAGCCGAGAGCTGGAGGCCATCCGCACGGCTAACCAGAACTTTGCCAG TCAACTCCGTGAGGCCGAGGCCAGGAACCGAAACCTGGAGGAGCATATTCGGCAGCTGCAAGAGCGGATGGAGGGGCTTCAGGCGGAAGGAGCAGCTG ctgTCACGGGGGTCCCCAGTCCCCGGGCCACGGATCCACCTTCCCAT ATGGCCCCCCGCCCGTGGCTCTGGGCCAGTGCTCGCTGGTGGGGCCAAGCCCCATGCACCGCCGCCACCTGCTGCTCCCTGCCAGG GTCCCTAGGCTTGGCCTATCGGAGGCGCGTTCCCTGCTCCTGTTCACCGTTGCTCTGGCTGGTGCCGCCGCCCTGGGCTGCACTGGGTTGGTGGCCGGCGCAGGCCATCTCACCCCAGTCTGGCGCCACCCAGGAACCGCCTTCGCCCCCTGAACCCTAA
- the DMPK gene encoding myotonin-protein kinase isoform X5, with the protein MSAEVRLRRLQQLVLDPGFLGLEPLLDLLLGVHQELGASDLAQDKYVADFLQWVEPIATRLKEVRLQREDFEILKVIGRGAFSEVAVVKMKQTGQVYAMKIMNKWDMLKRGEVSCFREERDVLVNGDRRWITQLHFAFQDENYLYLVMEYYVGGDLLTLLSKFGERIPAEMARFYLAEIVMAIDSVHRLGYVHRDIKPDNILLDRCGHIRLADFGSCLKLQADGTVRSLVAVGTPDYLSPEILQAVGGGPGTGSYGPECDWWALGVFAYEMFYGQTPFYADSTAETYGKIVHYKEHLSLPLADAGVPEEARDLIQRLLCPPETRLGRNGAGDFQKHPFFFDLDWDGLRDSVPPFTPDFDGATDTCNFDVVEDGLTAMVSGGGETLSDMREGVPLGVHLPFVGFSYSCMALRDNEVPGPMPMELEAEPLPEAPVQVSSLESTVPPPEEIAEAAIPVAVPVAIPAAVAAEVTLQELQEALEEEVLTRQSLSRELEAIRTANQNFASQLREAEARNRNLEEHIRQLQERMEGLQAEGAAAVTGVPSPRATDPPSHVPRLGLSEARSLLLFTVALAGAAALGCTGLVAGAGHLTPVWRHPGTAFAP; encoded by the exons ATGTCAGCCGAGGTGCGGCTGAGGCGGCTCCAGCAGCTGGTGCTGGACCCCGGCTTCCTGGGGCTGGAGCCCCTGCTCGACCTTCTCCTGGGCGTCCACCAGGAGCTGGGCGCCTCCGACCTGGCCCAGGACAAGTACGTGGCCGACTTCTTGCAGTGGG tggAGCCCATCGCGACAAGGCTTAAGGAGGTCCGGCTGCAGAGGGAAGATTTCGAGATTCTGAAGGTGATCGGACGCGGGGCGTTCAGTGAG GTAGCGGTGGTGAAGATGAAGCAGACCGGCCAGGTGTACGCCATGAAGATCATGAATAAGTGGGACATGCTGAAGAGAGGAGAG GTGTCATGCTTCCGCGAAGAGAGGGATGTGTTAGTGAACGGGGACCGGCGCTGGATCACACAGCTACATTTCGCCTTCCAGGACGAGAACTATCTG TACCTGGTCATGGAGTACTACGTGGGCGGGGACCTGCTGACGCTGCTGAGCAAGTTTGGGGAGCGGATCCCGGCCGAGATGGCGCGCTTCTACCTGGCCGAGATTGTCATGGCCATAGACTCAGTGCACCGACTGGGCTATGTGCACAG GGACATCAAACCAGACAACATCCTGCTGGACCGCTGTGGCCACATCCGCTTGGCTGACTTTGGCTCATGCCTGAAGTTGCAGGCAGATGGAACG GTGCGGTCGCTGGTGGCTGTGGGCACCCCAGACTACTTGTCCCCAGAGATCCTGCAGGCTGTGGGCGGCGGGCCGGGGACCGGCAGCTACGGGCCCGAGTGTGACTGGTGGGCATTGGGTGTGTTCGCCTATGAAATGTTCTATGGGCAGACGCCCTTCTATGCCGACTCCACCGCGGAGACCTACGGCAAGATCGTGCACTACAAG GAGCACCTCTCTCTACCGCTGGCTGACGCAGGGGTTCCTGAGGAGGCTCGAGACCTTATCCAGCGACTCCTGTGTCCTCCGGAGACGCGGCTGGGCCGGAATGGAGCAGGTGATTTCCAGAAGCATCCTTTCTTCTTTGATCTTGACTGGGATGGTCTCCGAGACAGCGTGCCTCCCTTTACGCCAGATTTTGACGGTGCCACCGACACATGCAACTTCGATGTGGTGGAAGATGGGCTCACTGCCATGGTGAGCGGGGGCGGG GAGACACTGTCGGACATGCGGGAAGGCGTGCCACTGGGGGTCCACCTGCCTTTTGTGGGCTTCTCCTACTCCTGCATGGCCCTCAG ggACAATGAGGTTCCAGGCCCCATGCCCATGGAACTGGAGGCTGAGCCATTGCCTGAGGCACCTGTGCAAGTGTCCAGCCTGGAGTCCACGGTGCCCCCACCAGAGGAAATA GCTGAAGCGGCAATTCCAGTGGCAGTTCCAGTGGCCATCCCAGCGGCTGTGGCAGCTGAGGTGACCTTGCAGGAGctccaggaggccctggaggaAGAGGTGCTTACCCGACAGAGCCTGAGCCGAGAGCTGGAGGCCATCCGCACGGCTAACCAGAACTTTGCCAG TCAACTCCGTGAGGCCGAGGCCAGGAACCGAAACCTGGAGGAGCATATTCGGCAGCTGCAAGAGCGGATGGAGGGGCTTCAGGCGGAAGGAGCAGCTG ctgTCACGGGGGTCCCCAGTCCCCGGGCCACGGATCCACCTTCCCAT GTCCCTAGGCTTGGCCTATCGGAGGCGCGTTCCCTGCTCCTGTTCACCGTTGCTCTGGCTGGTGCCGCCGCCCTGGGCTGCACTGGGTTGGTGGCCGGCGCAGGCCATCTCACCCCAGTCTGGCGCCACCCAGGAACCGCCTTCGCCCCCTGA
- the DMPK gene encoding myotonin-protein kinase isoform X2 → MSAEVRLRRLQQLVLDPGFLGLEPLLDLLLGVHQELGASDLAQDKYVADFLQWVEPIATRLKEVRLQREDFEILKVIGRGAFSEVAVVKMKQTGQVYAMKIMNKWDMLKRGEVSCFREERDVLVNGDRRWITQLHFAFQDENYLYLVMEYYVGGDLLTLLSKFGERIPAEMARFYLAEIVMAIDSVHRLGYVHRDIKPDNILLDRCGHIRLADFGSCLKLQADGTVRSLVAVGTPDYLSPEILQAVGGGPGTGSYGPECDWWALGVFAYEMFYGQTPFYADSTAETYGKIVHYKEHLSLPLADAGVPEEARDLIQRLLCPPETRLGRNGAGDFQKHPFFFDLDWDGLRDSVPPFTPDFDGATDTCNFDVVEDGLTAMVSGGGETLSDMREGVPLGVHLPFVGFSYSCMALRDNEVPGPMPMELEAEPLPEAPVQVSSLESTVPPPEEIAEAAIPVAVPVAIPAAVAAEVTLQELQEALEEEVLTRQSLSRELEAIRTANQNFASQLREAEARNRNLEEHIRQLQERMEGLQAEGAAAVTGVPSPRATDPPSHLDGPPPVALGQCSLVGPSPMHRRHLLLPARVPRLGLSEARSLLLFTVALAGAAALGCTGLVAGAGHLTPVWRHPGTAFAP, encoded by the exons ATGTCAGCCGAGGTGCGGCTGAGGCGGCTCCAGCAGCTGGTGCTGGACCCCGGCTTCCTGGGGCTGGAGCCCCTGCTCGACCTTCTCCTGGGCGTCCACCAGGAGCTGGGCGCCTCCGACCTGGCCCAGGACAAGTACGTGGCCGACTTCTTGCAGTGGG tggAGCCCATCGCGACAAGGCTTAAGGAGGTCCGGCTGCAGAGGGAAGATTTCGAGATTCTGAAGGTGATCGGACGCGGGGCGTTCAGTGAG GTAGCGGTGGTGAAGATGAAGCAGACCGGCCAGGTGTACGCCATGAAGATCATGAATAAGTGGGACATGCTGAAGAGAGGAGAG GTGTCATGCTTCCGCGAAGAGAGGGATGTGTTAGTGAACGGGGACCGGCGCTGGATCACACAGCTACATTTCGCCTTCCAGGACGAGAACTATCTG TACCTGGTCATGGAGTACTACGTGGGCGGGGACCTGCTGACGCTGCTGAGCAAGTTTGGGGAGCGGATCCCGGCCGAGATGGCGCGCTTCTACCTGGCCGAGATTGTCATGGCCATAGACTCAGTGCACCGACTGGGCTATGTGCACAG GGACATCAAACCAGACAACATCCTGCTGGACCGCTGTGGCCACATCCGCTTGGCTGACTTTGGCTCATGCCTGAAGTTGCAGGCAGATGGAACG GTGCGGTCGCTGGTGGCTGTGGGCACCCCAGACTACTTGTCCCCAGAGATCCTGCAGGCTGTGGGCGGCGGGCCGGGGACCGGCAGCTACGGGCCCGAGTGTGACTGGTGGGCATTGGGTGTGTTCGCCTATGAAATGTTCTATGGGCAGACGCCCTTCTATGCCGACTCCACCGCGGAGACCTACGGCAAGATCGTGCACTACAAG GAGCACCTCTCTCTACCGCTGGCTGACGCAGGGGTTCCTGAGGAGGCTCGAGACCTTATCCAGCGACTCCTGTGTCCTCCGGAGACGCGGCTGGGCCGGAATGGAGCAGGTGATTTCCAGAAGCATCCTTTCTTCTTTGATCTTGACTGGGATGGTCTCCGAGACAGCGTGCCTCCCTTTACGCCAGATTTTGACGGTGCCACCGACACATGCAACTTCGATGTGGTGGAAGATGGGCTCACTGCCATGGTGAGCGGGGGCGGG GAGACACTGTCGGACATGCGGGAAGGCGTGCCACTGGGGGTCCACCTGCCTTTTGTGGGCTTCTCCTACTCCTGCATGGCCCTCAG ggACAATGAGGTTCCAGGCCCCATGCCCATGGAACTGGAGGCTGAGCCATTGCCTGAGGCACCTGTGCAAGTGTCCAGCCTGGAGTCCACGGTGCCCCCACCAGAGGAAATA GCTGAAGCGGCAATTCCAGTGGCAGTTCCAGTGGCCATCCCAGCGGCTGTGGCAGCTGAGGTGACCTTGCAGGAGctccaggaggccctggaggaAGAGGTGCTTACCCGACAGAGCCTGAGCCGAGAGCTGGAGGCCATCCGCACGGCTAACCAGAACTTTGCCAG TCAACTCCGTGAGGCCGAGGCCAGGAACCGAAACCTGGAGGAGCATATTCGGCAGCTGCAAGAGCGGATGGAGGGGCTTCAGGCGGAAGGAGCAGCTG ctgTCACGGGGGTCCCCAGTCCCCGGGCCACGGATCCACCTTCCCAT CTAGATGGCCCCCCGCCCGTGGCTCTGGGCCAGTGCTCGCTGGTGGGGCCAAGCCCCATGCACCGCCGCCACCTGCTGCTCCCTGCCAGG GTCCCTAGGCTTGGCCTATCGGAGGCGCGTTCCCTGCTCCTGTTCACCGTTGCTCTGGCTGGTGCCGCCGCCCTGGGCTGCACTGGGTTGGTGGCCGGCGCAGGCCATCTCACCCCAGTCTGGCGCCACCCAGGAACCGCCTTCGCCCCCTGA
- the DMPK gene encoding myotonin-protein kinase isoform X3 produces MSAEVRLRRLQQLVLDPGFLGLEPLLDLLLGVHQELGASDLAQDKYVADFLQWVEPIATRLKEVRLQREDFEILKVIGRGAFSEVAVVKMKQTGQVYAMKIMNKWDMLKRGEVSCFREERDVLVNGDRRWITQLHFAFQDENYLYLVMEYYVGGDLLTLLSKFGERIPAEMARFYLAEIVMAIDSVHRLGYVHRDIKPDNILLDRCGHIRLADFGSCLKLQADGTVRSLVAVGTPDYLSPEILQAVGGGPGTGSYGPECDWWALGVFAYEMFYGQTPFYADSTAETYGKIVHYKEHLSLPLADAGVPEEARDLIQRLLCPPETRLGRNGAGDFQKHPFFFDLDWDGLRDSVPPFTPDFDGATDTCNFDVVEDGLTAMETLSDMREGVPLGVHLPFVGFSYSCMALRDNEVPGPMPMELEAEPLPEAPVQVSSLESTVPPPEEIAEAAIPVAVPVAIPAAVAAEVTLQELQEALEEEVLTRQSLSRELEAIRTANQNFASQLREAEARNRNLEEHIRQLQERMEGLQAEGAAAVTGVPSPRATDPPSHMAPRPWLWASARWWGQAPCTAATCCSLPGSLGLAYRRRVPCSCSPLLWLVPPPWAALGWWPAQAISPQSGATQEPPSPPEP; encoded by the exons ATGTCAGCCGAGGTGCGGCTGAGGCGGCTCCAGCAGCTGGTGCTGGACCCCGGCTTCCTGGGGCTGGAGCCCCTGCTCGACCTTCTCCTGGGCGTCCACCAGGAGCTGGGCGCCTCCGACCTGGCCCAGGACAAGTACGTGGCCGACTTCTTGCAGTGGG tggAGCCCATCGCGACAAGGCTTAAGGAGGTCCGGCTGCAGAGGGAAGATTTCGAGATTCTGAAGGTGATCGGACGCGGGGCGTTCAGTGAG GTAGCGGTGGTGAAGATGAAGCAGACCGGCCAGGTGTACGCCATGAAGATCATGAATAAGTGGGACATGCTGAAGAGAGGAGAG GTGTCATGCTTCCGCGAAGAGAGGGATGTGTTAGTGAACGGGGACCGGCGCTGGATCACACAGCTACATTTCGCCTTCCAGGACGAGAACTATCTG TACCTGGTCATGGAGTACTACGTGGGCGGGGACCTGCTGACGCTGCTGAGCAAGTTTGGGGAGCGGATCCCGGCCGAGATGGCGCGCTTCTACCTGGCCGAGATTGTCATGGCCATAGACTCAGTGCACCGACTGGGCTATGTGCACAG GGACATCAAACCAGACAACATCCTGCTGGACCGCTGTGGCCACATCCGCTTGGCTGACTTTGGCTCATGCCTGAAGTTGCAGGCAGATGGAACG GTGCGGTCGCTGGTGGCTGTGGGCACCCCAGACTACTTGTCCCCAGAGATCCTGCAGGCTGTGGGCGGCGGGCCGGGGACCGGCAGCTACGGGCCCGAGTGTGACTGGTGGGCATTGGGTGTGTTCGCCTATGAAATGTTCTATGGGCAGACGCCCTTCTATGCCGACTCCACCGCGGAGACCTACGGCAAGATCGTGCACTACAAG GAGCACCTCTCTCTACCGCTGGCTGACGCAGGGGTTCCTGAGGAGGCTCGAGACCTTATCCAGCGACTCCTGTGTCCTCCGGAGACGCGGCTGGGCCGGAATGGAGCAGGTGATTTCCAGAAGCATCCTTTCTTCTTTGATCTTGACTGGGATGGTCTCCGAGACAGCGTGCCTCCCTTTACGCCAGATTTTGACGGTGCCACCGACACATGCAACTTCGATGTGGTGGAAGATGGGCTCACTGCCATG GAGACACTGTCGGACATGCGGGAAGGCGTGCCACTGGGGGTCCACCTGCCTTTTGTGGGCTTCTCCTACTCCTGCATGGCCCTCAG ggACAATGAGGTTCCAGGCCCCATGCCCATGGAACTGGAGGCTGAGCCATTGCCTGAGGCACCTGTGCAAGTGTCCAGCCTGGAGTCCACGGTGCCCCCACCAGAGGAAATA GCTGAAGCGGCAATTCCAGTGGCAGTTCCAGTGGCCATCCCAGCGGCTGTGGCAGCTGAGGTGACCTTGCAGGAGctccaggaggccctggaggaAGAGGTGCTTACCCGACAGAGCCTGAGCCGAGAGCTGGAGGCCATCCGCACGGCTAACCAGAACTTTGCCAG TCAACTCCGTGAGGCCGAGGCCAGGAACCGAAACCTGGAGGAGCATATTCGGCAGCTGCAAGAGCGGATGGAGGGGCTTCAGGCGGAAGGAGCAGCTG ctgTCACGGGGGTCCCCAGTCCCCGGGCCACGGATCCACCTTCCCAT ATGGCCCCCCGCCCGTGGCTCTGGGCCAGTGCTCGCTGGTGGGGCCAAGCCCCATGCACCGCCGCCACCTGCTGCTCCCTGCCAGG GTCCCTAGGCTTGGCCTATCGGAGGCGCGTTCCCTGCTCCTGTTCACCGTTGCTCTGGCTGGTGCCGCCGCCCTGGGCTGCACTGGGTTGGTGGCCGGCGCAGGCCATCTCACCCCAGTCTGGCGCCACCCAGGAACCGCCTTCGCCCCCTGAACCCTAA
- the DMPK gene encoding myotonin-protein kinase isoform X4 → MSAEVRLRRLQQLVLDPGFLGLEPLLDLLLGVHQELGASDLAQDKYVADFLQWVEPIATRLKEVRLQREDFEILKVIGRGAFSEVAVVKMKQTGQVYAMKIMNKWDMLKRGEVSCFREERDVLVNGDRRWITQLHFAFQDENYLYLVMEYYVGGDLLTLLSKFGERIPAEMARFYLAEIVMAIDSVHRLGYVHRDIKPDNILLDRCGHIRLADFGSCLKLQADGTVRSLVAVGTPDYLSPEILQAVGGGPGTGSYGPECDWWALGVFAYEMFYGQTPFYADSTAETYGKIVHYKEHLSLPLADAGVPEEARDLIQRLLCPPETRLGRNGAGDFQKHPFFFDLDWDGLRDSVPPFTPDFDGATDTCNFDVVEDGLTAMETLSDMREGVPLGVHLPFVGFSYSCMALRDNEVPGPMPMELEAEPLPEAPVQVSSLESTVPPPEEIAEAAIPVAVPVAIPAAVAAEVTLQELQEALEEEVLTRQSLSRELEAIRTANQNFASQLREAEARNRNLEEHIRQLQERMEGLQAEGAAAVTGVPSPRATDPPSHLDGPPPVALGQCSLVGPSPMHRRHLLLPARVPRLGLSEARSLLLFTVALAGAAALGCTGLVAGAGHLTPVWRHPGTAFAP, encoded by the exons ATGTCAGCCGAGGTGCGGCTGAGGCGGCTCCAGCAGCTGGTGCTGGACCCCGGCTTCCTGGGGCTGGAGCCCCTGCTCGACCTTCTCCTGGGCGTCCACCAGGAGCTGGGCGCCTCCGACCTGGCCCAGGACAAGTACGTGGCCGACTTCTTGCAGTGGG tggAGCCCATCGCGACAAGGCTTAAGGAGGTCCGGCTGCAGAGGGAAGATTTCGAGATTCTGAAGGTGATCGGACGCGGGGCGTTCAGTGAG GTAGCGGTGGTGAAGATGAAGCAGACCGGCCAGGTGTACGCCATGAAGATCATGAATAAGTGGGACATGCTGAAGAGAGGAGAG GTGTCATGCTTCCGCGAAGAGAGGGATGTGTTAGTGAACGGGGACCGGCGCTGGATCACACAGCTACATTTCGCCTTCCAGGACGAGAACTATCTG TACCTGGTCATGGAGTACTACGTGGGCGGGGACCTGCTGACGCTGCTGAGCAAGTTTGGGGAGCGGATCCCGGCCGAGATGGCGCGCTTCTACCTGGCCGAGATTGTCATGGCCATAGACTCAGTGCACCGACTGGGCTATGTGCACAG GGACATCAAACCAGACAACATCCTGCTGGACCGCTGTGGCCACATCCGCTTGGCTGACTTTGGCTCATGCCTGAAGTTGCAGGCAGATGGAACG GTGCGGTCGCTGGTGGCTGTGGGCACCCCAGACTACTTGTCCCCAGAGATCCTGCAGGCTGTGGGCGGCGGGCCGGGGACCGGCAGCTACGGGCCCGAGTGTGACTGGTGGGCATTGGGTGTGTTCGCCTATGAAATGTTCTATGGGCAGACGCCCTTCTATGCCGACTCCACCGCGGAGACCTACGGCAAGATCGTGCACTACAAG GAGCACCTCTCTCTACCGCTGGCTGACGCAGGGGTTCCTGAGGAGGCTCGAGACCTTATCCAGCGACTCCTGTGTCCTCCGGAGACGCGGCTGGGCCGGAATGGAGCAGGTGATTTCCAGAAGCATCCTTTCTTCTTTGATCTTGACTGGGATGGTCTCCGAGACAGCGTGCCTCCCTTTACGCCAGATTTTGACGGTGCCACCGACACATGCAACTTCGATGTGGTGGAAGATGGGCTCACTGCCATG GAGACACTGTCGGACATGCGGGAAGGCGTGCCACTGGGGGTCCACCTGCCTTTTGTGGGCTTCTCCTACTCCTGCATGGCCCTCAG ggACAATGAGGTTCCAGGCCCCATGCCCATGGAACTGGAGGCTGAGCCATTGCCTGAGGCACCTGTGCAAGTGTCCAGCCTGGAGTCCACGGTGCCCCCACCAGAGGAAATA GCTGAAGCGGCAATTCCAGTGGCAGTTCCAGTGGCCATCCCAGCGGCTGTGGCAGCTGAGGTGACCTTGCAGGAGctccaggaggccctggaggaAGAGGTGCTTACCCGACAGAGCCTGAGCCGAGAGCTGGAGGCCATCCGCACGGCTAACCAGAACTTTGCCAG TCAACTCCGTGAGGCCGAGGCCAGGAACCGAAACCTGGAGGAGCATATTCGGCAGCTGCAAGAGCGGATGGAGGGGCTTCAGGCGGAAGGAGCAGCTG ctgTCACGGGGGTCCCCAGTCCCCGGGCCACGGATCCACCTTCCCAT CTAGATGGCCCCCCGCCCGTGGCTCTGGGCCAGTGCTCGCTGGTGGGGCCAAGCCCCATGCACCGCCGCCACCTGCTGCTCCCTGCCAGG GTCCCTAGGCTTGGCCTATCGGAGGCGCGTTCCCTGCTCCTGTTCACCGTTGCTCTGGCTGGTGCCGCCGCCCTGGGCTGCACTGGGTTGGTGGCCGGCGCAGGCCATCTCACCCCAGTCTGGCGCCACCCAGGAACCGCCTTCGCCCCCTGA